One region of Cryptosporidium parvum Iowa II chromosome 4, whole genome shotgun sequence genomic DNA includes:
- a CDS encoding extracellular protein with a signal peptide, FN3 domain and a predicted transmembrane region yields MVFKIIKYISTILIFIIFGAESNIQNDIENNDLITINTHLRNEISVFELIKFENQRFIPKNVNVEFYWDKFQVNDIYKRVCYFYSPKNTTKTPKNQHENNYSYSIGGFNLFQTAFSREPNSLKEVDIRMLEISKTLLRFFDYEYDLSRPTNDSSADINIWRHIRYNKMKLSNLIIPGRGSSRLYIKTETNLAYIGNYFGYLKVKYEDEVELKAVKLSISPSPLNLFILKENQVFEESNNKVIVIDFVLRNHLVFRNLNTFFQPKLEGFNENLCKIKNILQKESQIIEIRPGGLEKIQIICSIGRLKPELIKDLLLIQINSFWSSSSRYKTTYKYSEIVRHERKFNRGLFLSEFIMDYPISSEFFNFKIVGQREYSINYLKENETGIINFYNPFKTDFLSSQYWISLDLLQISEKVLNLRYIKIIIEVDSKLSDFLYVTFDNNIREKFYELDSITEMNSLLFLKINLGFNPQTLIDQVFVTNDRESMKLKIPIKVKLFENHKDISNDTNIFERIWIFNFDLESEADEYIIKNNLLENKIRQPRLIVRDLDENISLNILKIKNSKAKDSEEVEINFLENKENNFGLISKVSVLTMKNYDIGQLTLNFKKLINRKIFEIKQNNSAINNSIEDLPYFIEIGKNKRLQLATIASCGIVELNKNEIDFGIVPVSLFGNPKLIQKIEMKLRRFEAGRKCGKKFSVGFSVSINFNLRVTWKKNLYPSSSTRIIKINKKDIKLIKEYIYDFYIEDSEVFLLIVEPDFNSPVNVEHKQSTDISTQLEVYIPATMKKYYNNELRDTSEKLNLKNEFLTRNLFFSQFVKIACIIRGLHISAGTPQIRNALHSEIMSQELVKSGKLPISLFFIEIKNEEDFPVQYSLQRDFRLENKEREINKYFTENYTFYISYEKNANNKSEELINKFEEQFNIVENKTFSELISKESELFDNLAFNFPFKSLYLMNAIIILKFGLVCIFNGEVFTYQNSFCVKLLPTEIAESVGNLKISFGHIRMNIWQVLIRFRLENSNTELLTGLKFYETGRLDWKFYNFGNFPLDLEIFEKFVPVIFSNQNLDSAFKLKETIELGKIEKIIRISAVPWLEVSSEIPRTGYLLPKENRLITILVHNQILTSTSINSKFKELKCSYDLVFKGLTDIGETLDISDDPFSRMLLENDHELRQESNGMKSLFSLDWKIPNVVNDLGYGGGFVKKITLINSPTSKIEGNHSVLEYIQFIVEIQNPIICTKKERKTYTDEDESDSFSSDENDQQIEDVYTDRTNTSEDNFCTPFNNIEVVKGFRIIWYPYNNFSPTNYKSLEILIKDVPKFDFKTSSYSFESDKQEESEENSEISRIFTNYIKETDSQDSEYAYLLKIKYDFVLNQQYTFKFAITHHDNIKNSVFIPPFGFNVTAQNHSLRWLKSLNSVENGISQSSILKNFTKRICKGNVNVFSDNSMILNWDKEFLKIINTFSISYLESDTIEQVEEEEWQVKELFFDLIDNEEHSPNNKKLLFIRNSYKTDGIAKFFSEDINNGTSLFVKIQDLPSSLRIKILVEIQDNNSEKFQCISKTFQTNDGVPNEPRDFQFIPLTINSLKLSWNTPKSHGGSEIFDYLINLSPELVASPNEFKIENISIISDKLMIISDQIYPFVSYKAIVQARNKFGIGKPSIIHHISSRGVNSCISTGTYKLVINENSTRQITWKVENQENIDLKSVLIYLYCNKRGNFKNQFLIELLKASNICNFYFGKVICTWIENKEYILDLRCDSYSFKMINKTDKFVNGDFSCIGEFGTQKLRKLKGESNNNINLDHKIKVYHINSIDELNDIKQKREKLYYPRGYNPEWDNGLTKTILKMDIMGQNTSLIEIEVNYLHETENMNEIILNGTVENVFHNKYYYDLKQVKRMKSSTSMKNWSIFEERNHLDINNHKLGQEEQIELVILNLIPEMTILISIRELNGNNEEVSISRHVLRIPNKTKKIELLNRKLLSLGILKVQLDDHFITQGEFSGKRSGNGNNLRNLNEEEHVDENQLILKMEADMDSIGSNLSNSLFVSSKMLIDGWPEDFERRLFGEMGININSGHLRFKNDTKEISGNVENYKPISELENDKKGKSDEGIQNLFDADLETGVDFYNNNYTGKETLGIENEIYEEHFPHITLSFNPPICILYAKLYWKENKSPVSTIVSVRLRSRNVSKPRIRNFNPVVHECFGNQKSVNESYTQDRIDTIQIIPPEEMVNTYLGNPSNRYPYIYNFTLSFAGSCGDSRFIERKDEAALSLKEIELIPCISNDLVLSYSDPLSETNISLVNTEHLLKKSRLREKYLEIQKIILDNLRKDIEKNTTNLNLSNISVKYKKPLNETNVYLDLNTVLSEESKLRSSHIPSVRLLIQENRKEIKYSRKSRNHRRLLEDDAGKNWSLLFAYALHLWLNLTIIWVWNLIYFLKKFN; encoded by the coding sequence ATGGTCTTTAAgattataaaatatatttctacaatactaatatttattattttcgGAGCAGAATCTAACATTCaaaatgatattgaaaataatgatttaattactattaaCACACATTTGCGTAATGAAATTTCAGTTTTTGAACTTATAAAGTTTGAGAATCAAAGATTCATACCAAAAAATGTGAATGTAGAATTTTACTGGGACAAATTCCAAGTCAatgatatatataaacGAGTATGTTATTTTTATAGTCCTAAAAATACCACAAAAACTCCAAAAAATCAACATGAAAACAATTACTCATATTCAATTGGAGGATTTAATCTGTTTCAAACAGCATTTTCAAGAGAACCTAATAGTTTAAAAGAGGTAGATATTAGAATGTTGGAAATAAGTAAAACATTGCTTCGATTCTTTGATTATGAGTACGATTTATCTCGTCCAACAAATGATTCAAGTGctgatataaatatttggagaCATATTCGCTATAATAAGATGAAATTGagtaatttaataataccAGGAAGAGGTTCTAGTAGGCTTTATATTAAGACTGAAACTAACTTAGCATATATAGGTAACTATTTTGGATATTTAAAAGTTAAATATGAAGATGAAGTTGAATTAAAAGCTGtaaaattatcaattagTCCATCTCCTTTAAATCtgtttattttaaaagaaaaccaagtatttgaagaatccaataataaagtaataGTTATCGACTTTGTATTAAGAAATCATCTAGTTTTCAGAAATTTGAATACTTTTTTTCAACCTAAACTTGAAGGCTTTAATGAAAACTTAtgtaaaataaaaaatatacttcaaaaagaatctcaaataatagaaattagACCAGGAGGACTAGAGAAGATTCAGATAATTTGCTCTATTGGAAGATTGAAAccagaattaattaaagatcTCTTactaattcaaattaatagtttttGGAGCAGTTCCAGTAGATATAAAACAACTTATAAATATAGTGAAATAGTGAGACatgaaagaaaatttaatagaggattatttttatctgAATTTATAATGGACTATCcaatttcttcagaattttttaactttaagATTGTTGGACAAAgagaatattcaataaattatttaaaagaaaatgagaCAGGAATAATTAACTTTTATAATCCATTTAAAACagattttctttcttcacAATATTGGATAAGTTTGGATTTGCTTCAAATATCTGAAAAGGTACTAAACTTaagatatattaaaataataattgaagtTGATAGTAAATTATCAGATTTCCTATATGTTacttttgataataatattagagaAAAATTCTATGAACTAGATTCAATTACTGAAATGAATTCCCTTCTAttcttaaaaattaatttggGCTTTAACCCACAGACTTTAATTGATCAAGTATTTGTTACAAATGATAGGGAAAgtatgaaattaaaaattccTATCAAAGTAAAGTTATTTGAGAATCATAAAGATATTTCTAATGacacaaatatttttgaaaggATCTGgatctttaattttgatttagaGAGTGAAGCtgatgaatatattattaaaaataatttacttgAAAACAAGATTAGACAACCCAGATTAATTGTGAGAGATTTGGATGAAAATATAAGTCTGAACATTTTAAAAATCAAGAACTCAAAGGCAAAAGATTCTGAAGAAGTAGAAATAAACTTTTTAgagaataaagaaaataattttggtctaatttcaaaagtttCAGTTCTTACAATGAAAAATTATGATATTGGCCAATTAACActaaattttaaaaaactaataaatagaaaaatattcGAAATAAAGCAAAATAACTCGGCTATCAATAACTCAATAGAAGATTTACCATATTTTATAGAGAtaggaaaaaataaaaggcTACAATTAGCTACAATAGCTAGTTGCGGTATAGTtgaattaaacaaaaatgaaatagatTTTGGAATAGTACCAGTAAGTTTATTTGGGAAcccaaaattaattcaaaaaatagaGATGAAATTAAGAAGATTTGAAGCAGGAAGAAAATGTGGTAAAAAATTTTCAGTTGGGTTTAGCGTTTCAATCAATTTCAACTTAAGAGTTAcatggaaaaaaaatctttatcCTTCAAGTAGCActagaataataaaaatcaacaaaaaagatataaaattaattaaagaatatatttatgatTTTTATATTGAAGATTCTGAAGTATTTTTACTTATTGTTGAACCTGATTTTAACAGTCCAGTAAATGTAGAACACAAACAATCTACAGACATCTCAACTCAATTAGAGGTTTATATTCCTGCAACGATGAAAAAgtattataataatgaacTAAGAGATACAAGTGAGAAATTAAATCTGAAAAATGAATTCTTAACAcgtaatttatttttcagCCAGTTTGTCAAAATTGCATGTATTATTAGGGGTTTACACATTTCGGCGGGAACCCCACAAATTAGAAATGCATTGCATAGTGAAATTATGTCACAAGAATTAGTCAAAAGTGGTAAATTACCAataagtttattttttatagaaattaaaaatgagGAGGATTTTCCTGTTCAATATTCACTCCAACGAGATTTTAGACTTGagaataaagaaagagagataaataaatattttacgGAAAACTATACATTTTACATTTCTtatgaaaaaaatgcaaataataaatcagaagaattaataaataagttTGAAGAACAGTTTAATattgttgaaaataaaactttCTCAGAACTTATCAGCAAGGAGAGTGAGctatttgataatttggcatttaattttccttttaaaagtttatatttaatgaatgcaataataattctaaagTTTGGGTTGGTTTGCATTTTTAATGGAGAAGTTTTTACCTATCAAAACTCTTTTTGTGTTAAGTTATTACCCACTGAAATTGCTGAAAGCGTTGggaatttaaaaatatcatttgGGCATATAAGAATGAATATTTGGCAAGTATTAATCAGATTTCGTTTGGAAAATAGTAATACTGAATTATTGACAGGACTAAAATTCTACGAGACTGGGAGATTAGATTGGAAATTTTACAATTTTGGTAATTTTCCACTTGACCTAGAGatttttgaaaagtttGTTCCtgttattttttcaaaccAAAATCTGGACTCAGCATTTAAGCTGAAGGAAACGATAGAGCTTGGAAAGATTGAGAAGATAATCCGTATTTCAGCAGTTCCTTGGCTTGAGGTTTCTAGTGAAATCCCAAGAACAGGCTATTTACTTCCAAAGGAAAATAGATTAATAACCATTTTGGTTCACAATCAAATTCTTACTTCAActtcaataaattcaaagtttAAAGAGTTAAAATGTAGTTATGACTTAGTATTCAAGGGATTGACAGATATTGGAGAAACTCTAGATATATCTGATGATCCATTTTCGAGAATGCTATTGGAAAACGACCATGAATTAAGACAGGAAAGTAATGGAAtgaaatcattattttcactaGATTGGAAAATCCCAAATGTAGTGAATGATTTGGGATATGGAGGAGGATTTGTTAAGAAAATTACTCTTATCAATTCACCTACATCTAAAATAGAAGGGAATCATTCCGTATTAGAATATATACAATTTATCGTGGAGATCCAAAATCCAATTATATGCactaaaaaagaaagaaagacTTATAcagatgaagatgaatcAGATTCTTTTAGCAgtgatgaaaatgatcaaCAAATTGAAGATGTTTACACTGATAGAACTAATACATCTGAAGATAATTTTTGTACtccatttaataatattgaagttGTAAAAGGGTTTAGAATTATTTGGTATCCTTATAACAACTTTAGTCCAACTAATTATAAAAGTCTTgagattttaattaaagatgtTCCAAAGTTTGATTTCAAAACAAGTTCCTATAGTTTTGAAAGTGATAAACAAGAGGAATCAGAGGAGAATTCAGAAATTTCTCGAATTTTTACTAACTACATAAAAGAAACAGATTCTCAAGACTCTGAATATGCTTATTTGcttaaaatcaaatatgACTTTGTATTAAACCAACAATATACATTCAAGTTTGCTATTACTCATCATgataatatcaaaaatagTGTATTTATTCCACCTTTTGGATTCAATGTTACAGCTCAAAATCATTCACTAAGATGGTTAAAATCTCTAAATTCTGTTGAAAATGGCATTTCTCAAAGTTCTATTCTTAAAAACTTTACAAAGAGAATATGTAAGGGGAATGTTAACGTTTTCTCTGATAATTCAATGATTTTGAACTGGGACAAAgaatttctgaaaattattaatactttttcAATAAGTTATTTAGAGTCGGACACTATTGAGCAGGtagaggaagaagaatgGCAAGTAAAAGAGCTTttctttgatttaataGATAATGAAGAACATTCTCCAAATaacaagaaattattattcataagAAATTCCTATAAAACTGATGGAATCGCAAAATTCTTTTCtgaagatattaataatggaaCTAGTTTATTTGTTAAGATTCAAGATCTTCCATCTAGTTtgagaataaaaattctaGTTGAAATCCAAGATAATAACTCTGAGAAATTCCAATGTATTTCAAAAACTTTTCAAACAAATGATGGAGTTCCAAATGAACCAAGAGATTTTCAATTCATTCCTTTGACTATCAATTCTCTTAAATTGAGTTGGAACACACCCAAATCTCATGGGGGTTCGGAgatatttgattatttgatCAATTTATCTCCAGAATTGGTTGCCAGTCCCAATGAgtttaaaattgaaaacaTTTCAATTATCAGTGATAAGTTGATGATTATTTCAGATCAAATTTATCCTTTTGTATCTTATAAAGCAATAGTTCAGGCAAGAAATAAGTTTGGGATTGGAAAACCGTCTATTATTCATCATATATCATCTCGAGGAGTGAATTCTTGTATTAGTACTGGGACTTATAAATTagtaataaatgaaaattcaaCGCGTCAAATAACCTGGAAAGttgaaaatcaagaaaatattgatttaaaatctgtattaatttatctttattgCAACAAAAGAGGTAATTTCAAGAATCAATTcttaatagaattattgAAAGCTTCAAATATCtgtaatttttattttggtAAAGTTATTTGTACTTGgatagaaaataaagaatacaTTTTGGATTTAAGATGTGATAGTTattcattcaaaatgattaaCAAGACAGATAAATTTGTGAATGGAGATTTTTCTTGTATTGGTGAATTTGGTACACAAAAACTTCGAAAACTAAAAGGagaatctaataataacatAAACTTGGATCATAAGATTAAAGTGTATCATATAAATTCAATAGATGAGcttaatgatattaaacAGAAAAGGGAGAAATTGTATTACCCAAGAGGATATAATCCAGAATGGGATAACGGGTTAACTAAAACAATTTTGAAGATGGATATTATGGGTCAAAATACCAgtttaattgaaattgaagTCAATTATCTTCATGAGACAGAAAACATGaatgaaattatattaaatggGACAGTAGAGAATGTTTTCCACAATAAATACTATTATGATTTAAAACAAgtaaaaagaatgaaaagtTCAACAAGTATGAAGAATTGGAgtatatttgaagaaagGAATCATTTAGATATCAATAACCATAAATTAGGGCAAGAAGAACAAATTGAATTGGtgatattaaatttgattcCAGAAATGACAATATTGATTTCAATTAGGGAATTGAATGGAAATAATGAAGAGGTTTCTATTTCAAGACATGTTTTGAgaattccaaataaaacgaagaaaattgaattattaaatagaaaattattaagcTTAGGAATACTCAAGGTTCAATTAGATGACCATTTTATTACTCAAGGGGAATTTTCTGGTAAAAGGAGTGGAAATGGAAATAACTTAagaaatttgaatgaaGAGGAACATGTTGAtgaaaatcaattaatattgaaaatggaaGCTGATATGGACTCTATTGGTAGCAACTTATCAAACTCATTGTTCGTTTCAAGTAAAATGTTGATTGATGGTTGGCCTGAAGACTTTGAGAGAAGACTATTTGGAGAAATGGGGATAAATATTAACTCGGGACATTTAAGATTTAAGAATGATACCAAGGAAATTAGTGGGAATGTTGAGAATTACAAACCAATTTCTGAGTTAGAGAATGataaaaaaggaaaatcTGATGAAGGAATTCAGAATCTATTTGATGCAGATTTGGAAACAGGAGTAGACTTTTATAATAACAATTATACTGGTAAAGAAACTTTGGGGATTGAGAATGAGATTTATGAAGAACATTTCCCACATATTACCTTAAGCTTTAATCCTCCAATTTGTATTTTATATGCAAAATTATATTGGAAAGAAAATAAGTCTCCAGTATCTACAATAGTATCTGTTAGATTAAGATCTAGAAATGTCTCAAAGCCCAGAATAAGAAATTTCAACCCAGTTGTTCATGAATGTTTTGGAAATCAAAAATCTGTAAATGAAAGTTATACTCAGGATAGAATTGACacaattcaaattatcCCTCCTGAGGAGATGGTAAACACATACCTTGGGAATCCATCGAACAGGTACCCttatatttacaattttaCCTTATCTTTTGCAGGTTCTTGTGGTGATTCAAGATTtatagaaagaaaagaCGAAGCTGCGCTATCATTAAAGGAAATTGAACTAATTCCATGCATTTCTAATGATTTAGTACTTTCTTACTCAGATCCTTTATCGGAAACCAATATATCTCTTGTTAATACAGAACATCTTCTAAAGAAGTCTCGGTTAAGAGAAAAATACTTGGAAATACAAAAGATTATTCTAGATAATCTTAGAAAAGATATAGAAAAGAATACTACCAACTTAAACTTAAGTAATATTTCTGTCAAATATAAGAAACCATTAAACGAAACTAATGTATACTTGGATCTTAATACAGTCTTATCAGAGGAATCAAAGTTAAGATCGTCGCATATTCCAAGCGTAAGGTTGCTAATTCAGGAAAATAGaaaggaaataaaatattcaaggAAATCTAGAAATCACAGAAGATTATTAGAGGATGATGCAGGGAAAAATTGGAGTCTTCTTTTTGCCTATGCTTTGCATTTATGGCTTAATCTAACAATAATATGGGTTTGGAacttaatatatttcttaaaaaagTTCAATTAA